Proteins co-encoded in one Deinococcus metalli genomic window:
- a CDS encoding heavy metal translocating P-type ATPase — protein sequence MSTTIELGVQGMTCASCVGRVERGLNKVEGVERASVNLATERATVTYDPAVTTPQALLDKVKDVGYEPVVSTLDLGVQGMTCASCVGRVERALRRVDGVLNASVNLATERSTVTYLPSSASPGQLKAAIRGAGYDVLEEQAGLSREDQEREARAREVEHLRGQVLFSTLFAVPLLLLAMLPMVIPGAEHWLMSTFGEGVMTILTWVMLALAVPIQFGPGRRFYRLGWKSLTNRSPDMNALVMIGTSAAFLYSLVATVAPGIFPEGTAHVYYEASGVVITLILLGKYFEAIAKGRSSEAMKTLLSLQAKTARVVRSGQELELPTDEVLVGDVISVRPGEKIPVDGEVVSGNSFVDESMITGEPVPVNKQAGAPVVGGTINQNGALAFRATRIGADTALAQIIKLVETAQGSKPPIQGLADRVVAVFVPVVLGIAALTFLLWLFLGGQSALSFALITTVAVLIIACPCAMGLATPTSIMVGTGKAAELGVLFKGGDALEGLQDVQVVAVDKTGTLTKGRPELTDLVTAAGFDRITVLQLVAAAEEQSEHPIARAIVDAAKREDIAVVTPESFEAVPGYGLEARVDGQLVQVGADRYMTRLGVDVTAFALQAERLGDEGKSPLYAAIGGQLAAIIAVADPIKDGSAAAVGALHRMGLKVAMITGDNQRTANAIARQLGIDEILAEVLPSGKSDAVKALQAKGQKVAFVGDGINDAPALAQADVGVAIGTGTDVAVETADVILMSGDLRGVPNAFALSRATLRNIKLNLFWAFAYNIVLIPVAAGALYPTFGVLLSPVLAAAAMGFSSVFVLTNALRLRGFRPPVQLDTLPVHTHSSRPAHS from the coding sequence ATGAGCACAACCATTGAACTCGGAGTCCAGGGCATGACCTGTGCCAGTTGCGTTGGTCGGGTCGAACGCGGCCTGAACAAGGTCGAGGGCGTTGAGCGCGCCAGCGTCAACCTCGCCACCGAGCGCGCCACCGTCACCTATGACCCGGCCGTCACGACCCCCCAGGCCCTGCTGGACAAGGTCAAAGACGTCGGCTACGAACCCGTCGTCAGCACCCTCGATCTTGGCGTGCAGGGCATGACCTGCGCCAGCTGCGTGGGCCGCGTCGAACGTGCCCTCAGGAGGGTAGACGGCGTGCTGAACGCCTCGGTCAACCTCGCCACCGAACGATCCACCGTGACCTACCTCCCGTCCAGCGCAAGCCCCGGGCAGCTCAAGGCGGCCATCCGCGGCGCGGGCTATGACGTTCTCGAGGAACAGGCCGGGCTGAGCCGGGAGGATCAGGAGCGCGAGGCGCGCGCCCGGGAAGTCGAGCACCTGCGCGGTCAAGTCTTGTTCAGCACCCTCTTCGCTGTGCCGCTGCTGCTCCTGGCCATGCTGCCGATGGTGATCCCCGGTGCCGAGCACTGGCTGATGAGCACCTTCGGCGAGGGCGTGATGACCATCCTGACCTGGGTCATGCTCGCCCTGGCCGTGCCCATCCAGTTCGGCCCCGGACGGCGCTTCTACCGCCTCGGATGGAAGAGTCTCACGAACAGGTCACCCGACATGAACGCCCTGGTGATGATCGGCACGAGCGCGGCGTTCCTGTACTCGCTGGTCGCTACGGTCGCCCCCGGCATCTTCCCGGAGGGCACCGCACACGTGTACTACGAGGCGTCCGGCGTCGTCATCACCCTGATCCTGCTGGGCAAATACTTCGAGGCCATCGCCAAGGGCCGCTCGAGCGAGGCCATGAAGACGCTGCTCAGCCTGCAGGCCAAGACGGCCCGCGTGGTTCGGAGCGGCCAGGAACTCGAGCTGCCCACCGACGAGGTGCTGGTTGGCGACGTGATCTCGGTCCGTCCCGGCGAGAAGATTCCCGTCGACGGCGAGGTCGTCAGCGGCAACTCCTTCGTGGACGAGAGCATGATCACCGGTGAACCCGTGCCCGTGAACAAGCAGGCCGGCGCCCCTGTGGTCGGCGGCACCATCAACCAGAACGGCGCTCTGGCCTTCCGGGCCACCCGGATCGGCGCCGACACGGCCCTCGCACAGATCATCAAGCTAGTCGAGACCGCCCAGGGCAGCAAACCCCCCATCCAGGGTCTGGCCGACCGGGTGGTGGCGGTGTTCGTGCCGGTCGTGCTGGGGATCGCCGCCCTGACCTTCCTGCTGTGGCTGTTCCTTGGCGGTCAGTCGGCGCTCAGTTTCGCCCTGATCACCACTGTGGCCGTCCTGATCATCGCCTGCCCCTGCGCGATGGGCCTGGCCACTCCGACCAGCATCATGGTCGGTACCGGCAAGGCCGCCGAACTCGGCGTGCTGTTCAAGGGCGGCGACGCCCTGGAAGGCCTGCAGGACGTGCAGGTGGTCGCCGTCGACAAGACCGGCACCCTGACCAAGGGCCGCCCCGAGCTGACCGACCTGGTCACGGCAGCGGGCTTCGACCGGATCACGGTCTTGCAACTGGTGGCAGCCGCCGAGGAACAGAGTGAACACCCGATTGCCCGGGCCATCGTCGATGCCGCGAAGCGCGAAGACATCGCGGTCGTGACGCCCGAGTCCTTCGAGGCGGTGCCCGGCTACGGCCTGGAAGCGCGTGTGGACGGTCAGCTCGTGCAGGTGGGGGCAGACCGCTACATGACCCGCCTGGGCGTGGACGTGACGGCCTTCGCGTTGCAGGCCGAACGGCTCGGCGACGAGGGCAAGAGCCCGCTATACGCCGCCATCGGCGGTCAGCTCGCTGCAATCATTGCCGTCGCCGACCCCATCAAGGACGGCAGCGCCGCCGCCGTGGGCGCGCTGCACCGCATGGGCCTGAAGGTGGCCATGATCACCGGCGACAACCAGCGGACTGCGAACGCGATCGCCCGTCAGCTCGGCATTGACGAGATCCTGGCCGAGGTGCTGCCCAGCGGCAAGAGTGACGCCGTGAAGGCGCTGCAAGCGAAGGGCCAGAAGGTGGCCTTCGTCGGGGACGGCATCAACGACGCGCCTGCACTTGCACAGGCCGATGTCGGTGTCGCGATCGGCACGGGCACCGACGTCGCCGTCGAGACCGCCGACGTGATCCTGATGAGCGGCGACCTGCGCGGCGTGCCGAACGCGTTCGCACTGAGCCGTGCCACCCTGCGCAACATCAAACTCAACCTCTTCTGGGCGTTCGCGTACAACATCGTCCTGATTCCCGTCGCGGCCGGCGCTCTGTACCCCACCTTCGGCGTACTGCTCAGTCCGGTGCTCGCGGCGGCGGCCATGGGCTTCTCCAGCGTCTTCGTGCTGACCAACGCCCTGCGGCTGCGCGGCTTCCGTCCGCCCGTGCAGCTTGACACGCTCCCGGTCCACACGCATTCCTCTCGCCCCGCGCACAGCTGA
- a CDS encoding CopZ family metallochaperone, translating to MSTLELTITGMTCGHCQAGVTQALKTVPGVTDAQVDLKAGTAVVHGNADPSALVEAVLEEGYGAQVATPQ from the coding sequence ATGAGCACACTCGAACTGACTATTACCGGTATGACCTGCGGGCACTGCCAGGCGGGCGTCACCCAGGCCCTCAAGACGGTGCCCGGTGTCACCGACGCTCAGGTGGATCTCAAGGCCGGAACAGCGGTCGTGCACGGAAATGCCGATCCAAGCGCGCTCGTCGAGGCCGTCCTCGAAGAGGGGTACGGCGCGCAGGTGGCGACTCCACAGTGA
- a CDS encoding metal-sensitive transcriptional regulator encodes MTTKATGPATDTTHPGGKCDPPAEHHLCMPEDARKRASRRLAIARGHLESVRKSLDDPDVYCIDVLRQLKAVQGALEGAAGVVMRGHLEAHVVAAHERGDEKRIVDELMELFKYT; translated from the coding sequence GTGACCACCAAGGCAACCGGCCCTGCGACCGACACGACCCACCCGGGGGGGAAGTGCGACCCGCCCGCCGAACACCACCTGTGCATGCCCGAGGACGCGCGCAAGCGGGCGTCGCGGCGCCTGGCCATCGCCCGCGGGCACCTCGAAAGCGTGCGCAAGTCGCTTGACGATCCCGATGTGTACTGCATCGACGTGCTCAGGCAGCTCAAGGCCGTGCAGGGCGCGCTCGAAGGTGCGGCGGGCGTGGTGATGCGGGGGCACCTCGAGGCGCACGTCGTCGCGGCCCATGAGCGCGGCGACGAGAAGCGCATCGTCGACGAGCTGATGGAACTCTTCAAGTACACCTGA